A stretch of DNA from Syntrophorhabdus sp.:
CCGGGAATGTGATTACCTTGTTGATATCGGACACTTCTTCATATAGAATTACAGGAAGCGGGGCCTGTCGGGACAAGGGGACACACGCAAGGAGCAGTAACATGACAAGAGTCATAGAGGCCATCTACGAAGAGGGAGTTTTCAAGCCCGTAAAGAAGTTGCGCTTGAAAGACAAGCAAAGGGTCCAGATACAGATCATCTCCGAGGACGACTGGCAGAGACGGTTCGACACCACTATCCGAACACTGAGAAACAAGACCGCGCGGTTCAGCAAAAAGGAGATTGATAAGGACATACGTCAGGCGATTGGCGAGGTACGGGAAGAAAAGCGTGCCCGTTAGAGTCGTTATCGACACGAACGTATGGATCTCCTCACTTATCGCTCCCGGCGGTTCCCCATCCATACTCATTGATGCCTGGAGGAACGATCGGTTCATCACAATACTCTCGGAGGAACAATCAAACGAGCTCTTCAAGGTCCTCACGAGACCCGTCTTTTCTTCCAGGTACAATATCCAGCCGAAGGAAGTCTTCGAATTAACACATCTCATGTCCGTCAGGTCGGAACATGTCACGCTCAAGAATAACATGCGACTCTGTCGGGATCCAGACGATGACAGGTTGATAGAGGCGGCTGTGCGCGGCAAGGCCCGATACCTGATAACAGGTGACAGAGACCTCCTTGATGATGGTGCGGTACGGTCCTTCCTTTTGAGGAAACGTGTCGATGTTGTAACGGTATCGCAGTTCCTTCGCAAGACCGGTATCATTAACGAGTGACGAATTGTCAGCGTCCATGGGATGTATGTAGCCGCGATTATCCCGTCCAACCTTGTGATTGACAATACGTCGCTGTCCCTGTATGTTACGAAGATATGGCAGACAGCGCAGGTGGCTCAACCACGGCCGGGCAGACTGGCCGGTACCTGACGGTCCTTACCGCCGGGCTCATCTCCGGCGTCCTCACGATAGCCATGGGGTGCGCCTTCTCGGCGCTCATATTCTCCGGCCCGCTCTCCGGCTACATCGCCACGGGCGTCAAGCTGATACTCTTCGGGGCCTTCCTTCTCGGCGCGATAACGGCGTTTGCCAGTTCCTACGCGGGCACCGTGGCCCGGCCCCACGAGATCCCGGCCGCGGTCATCGCCCTCATGGCGACCGCGATCGCGGCAGGGGTGCCGAATCAGATCTGCGTGGAGGGCGCTTTTGTCACCGTCGTGGCAACGATCGCGGTCACCGGCTGCGCGACGGGCATCTTCTTTCTCCTTTTGGGTTACTTCAAGGCCGGCAACCTTATACGGTTCGTTCCCTATCCTGTCATAGGGGGGTTTCTTGCCGGTACCGGACTCCTTCTCGTGAAAGGGGCCTTCGGGGTCATGACGGGAAAGGCGCTCACCGTGGCCAACATGGCCTATCTCGCGGACC
This window harbors:
- a CDS encoding antitoxin family protein; this encodes MTRVIEAIYEEGVFKPVKKLRLKDKQRVQIQIISEDDWQRRFDTTIRTLRNKTARFSKKEIDKDIRQAIGEVREEKRAR
- a CDS encoding putative toxin-antitoxin system toxin component, PIN family; translation: MPVRVVIDTNVWISSLIAPGGSPSILIDAWRNDRFITILSEEQSNELFKVLTRPVFSSRYNIQPKEVFELTHLMSVRSEHVTLKNNMRLCRDPDDDRLIEAAVRGKARYLITGDRDLLDDGAVRSFLLRKRVDVVTVSQFLRKTGIINE
- a CDS encoding sodium-independent anion transporter gives rise to the protein MADSAGGSTTAGQTGRYLTVLTAGLISGVLTIAMGCAFSALIFSGPLSGYIATGVKLILFGAFLLGAITAFASSYAGTVARPHEIPAAVIALMATAIAAGVPNQICVEGAFVTVVATIAVTGCATGIFFLLLGYFKAGNLIRFVPYPVIGGFLAGTGLLLVKGAFGVMTGKALTVANMAYLAD